A stretch of Dasypus novemcinctus isolate mDasNov1 chromosome 14, mDasNov1.1.hap2, whole genome shotgun sequence DNA encodes these proteins:
- the GEM gene encoding GTP-binding protein GEM isoform X1, giving the protein MEEAGGQWVLLTDPAMTLNNVTMRQGTVAMQPQQQRWSIPADGRHLMVQKEPHQHSHRSRHPAAPEDPCRRSWSSDSTDSVISSESGNTYYRVVLIGEQGVGKSTLANIFAGVHDSMDSDCEVLGEDTYERTLIVDGESATIILLDIWENKGENEWLQDHCMQVGDAYLIVYSITDRASFEKASELRIQLRRARQTEDIPIILVGNKSDLVRCREVSVSEGRACAVVFDCKFIETSAAVQHNVKELFEGIVRQVRLRRDSKEKNERRLAYQKRRESIPRKARRFWGKIVAKNNKNMAFKLKSKSCHDLSVL; this is encoded by the exons atggaggaagctggtgggcagTGGGTGCTGTTAAcg GACCCAGCGATGACTCTGAATAATGTCACCATGCGCCAGGGCACCGTGGCCATGCAGCCGCAGCAGCAGCGCTGGAGCATCCCCGCTGATGGCAGGCATCTGATGGTCCAGAAAGAGCCCCACCAGCACAGCCACCGCAGCCGGCACCCTGCCGCCCCCGAGGACCCCTGCCGCCGGAGCTGGTCCTCCGACTCCACGGACTCAGTCATCTCCTCGGAGTCAGGGAACACCTACTACCGGGTGGTGCTCATTGGGGAGCAGGGGGTGGGCAAGTCCACTCTGGCCAACATCTTTGCGGGCGTGCACGACAGCATGGACAGCGACTGCGAGGTCCTGGGAG AAGATACATATGAGCGAACCCTGATTGTTGATGGAGAAAGTGCAACAATTATACTTCTGGACATATGGGAAAATAAG GGAGAGAATGAGTGGCTCCAAGACCACTGCATGCAAGTCGGGGATGCTTACCTGATTGTCTACTCCATCACTGACCGAGCGAGCTTCGAGAAGGCATCTGAGCTGCGAATCCAGCTGCGCAGGGCCCGGCAGACAGAGGACATTCCTATAATCTTGGTTGGCAACAAAAGTGACCTGGTACGGTGTCGAGAAGTGTCTGTATCAG AAGGGAGAGCATGTGCTGTGGTGTTTGACTGCAAGTTCATCGAGACCTCCGCGGCTGTCCAGCACAACGTGAAGGAGCTGTTTGAGGGCATTGTGCGGCAGGTGCGCCTGCGGCGGGACAGCAAGGAGAAGAATGAGCGGCGGCTGGCCTACCAGAAAAGGAGGGAGAGCATCCCCAGGAAAGCCAGGCGCTTCTGGGGCAAGATCGTGGCCAAAAACAACAAGAATATGGCCTTCAAGCTCAAGTCCAAGTCCTGCCATGACCTCTCTGTGCTCTAG
- the GEM gene encoding GTP-binding protein GEM isoform X2 codes for MTLNNVTMRQGTVAMQPQQQRWSIPADGRHLMVQKEPHQHSHRSRHPAAPEDPCRRSWSSDSTDSVISSESGNTYYRVVLIGEQGVGKSTLANIFAGVHDSMDSDCEVLGEDTYERTLIVDGESATIILLDIWENKGENEWLQDHCMQVGDAYLIVYSITDRASFEKASELRIQLRRARQTEDIPIILVGNKSDLVRCREVSVSEGRACAVVFDCKFIETSAAVQHNVKELFEGIVRQVRLRRDSKEKNERRLAYQKRRESIPRKARRFWGKIVAKNNKNMAFKLKSKSCHDLSVL; via the exons ATGACTCTGAATAATGTCACCATGCGCCAGGGCACCGTGGCCATGCAGCCGCAGCAGCAGCGCTGGAGCATCCCCGCTGATGGCAGGCATCTGATGGTCCAGAAAGAGCCCCACCAGCACAGCCACCGCAGCCGGCACCCTGCCGCCCCCGAGGACCCCTGCCGCCGGAGCTGGTCCTCCGACTCCACGGACTCAGTCATCTCCTCGGAGTCAGGGAACACCTACTACCGGGTGGTGCTCATTGGGGAGCAGGGGGTGGGCAAGTCCACTCTGGCCAACATCTTTGCGGGCGTGCACGACAGCATGGACAGCGACTGCGAGGTCCTGGGAG AAGATACATATGAGCGAACCCTGATTGTTGATGGAGAAAGTGCAACAATTATACTTCTGGACATATGGGAAAATAAG GGAGAGAATGAGTGGCTCCAAGACCACTGCATGCAAGTCGGGGATGCTTACCTGATTGTCTACTCCATCACTGACCGAGCGAGCTTCGAGAAGGCATCTGAGCTGCGAATCCAGCTGCGCAGGGCCCGGCAGACAGAGGACATTCCTATAATCTTGGTTGGCAACAAAAGTGACCTGGTACGGTGTCGAGAAGTGTCTGTATCAG AAGGGAGAGCATGTGCTGTGGTGTTTGACTGCAAGTTCATCGAGACCTCCGCGGCTGTCCAGCACAACGTGAAGGAGCTGTTTGAGGGCATTGTGCGGCAGGTGCGCCTGCGGCGGGACAGCAAGGAGAAGAATGAGCGGCGGCTGGCCTACCAGAAAAGGAGGGAGAGCATCCCCAGGAAAGCCAGGCGCTTCTGGGGCAAGATCGTGGCCAAAAACAACAAGAATATGGCCTTCAAGCTCAAGTCCAAGTCCTGCCATGACCTCTCTGTGCTCTAG